In Sphingomonas sp. M1-B02, the sequence CTACTCGCATAAGGCTGGTGGGACTGCTGGCGTGTCAGCGCCAGGTCGTCGTCGCTGACCTGCCGCACCTGCACCAGCTCGCCGTCGCGCAGCTCGACCAGGCCCATCAGCGTGAATGCGCGCAGCCAATGCTCCATCGTGAAGTGGCCCCATTTGTCGCGGAAGCGGGTCGCGTTGGCGATCACGCTGTCGATATGGTGCACCGGCGGCATGTGGTGCGGATGATATTGGTGGAAAGCGCGGGCGCCGCGGCACCATTTGAAGGCAATACCCGCGGTCCTGACGATCCTGCCGAAATCGGTATCCTCGCCGCCATAGCCGACATAGCCCTCGTCGAACCCGCCGATGCGCAGGTAGGTCGCGCGCCGGATCGCGAAATTGAGTGACCAGAAGCAGCGATAGTCGGTGCACTCGCCGAGCGGCTCCGCCGGCGGGCCCGACCGTTCGGAATGTTTGACGCCGTCGACGCGGAAGCGATCGAAGTCGAGCCCGTGCTCCGTCGCCCCCGCAGCAAGATAGAGAACCTCACCCATCAGCAGCGCGTCGACGGCAT encodes:
- a CDS encoding glycosyltransferase family 2 protein gives rise to the protein MTVSICTLAHGRDAHLVNLVHGLNAQEHQPDELVIGVMQEARYDLPATGFPIRQITLGATGVKLATARNAAAHAARGEHLLFLDVDCIPDPAFVADYARQLDAVDALLMGEVLYLAAGATEHGLDFDRFRVDGVKHSERSGPPAEPLGECTDYRCFWSLNFAIRRATYLRIGGFDEGYVGYGGEDTDFGRIVRTAGIAFKWCRGARAFHQYHPHHMPPVHHIDSVIANATRFRDKWGHFTMEHWLRAFTLMGLVELRDGELVQVRQVSDDDLALTRQQSHQPYASSATVLALLEARAPAIAAA